Proteins from a genomic interval of Lolium perenne isolate Kyuss_39 chromosome 1, Kyuss_2.0, whole genome shotgun sequence:
- the LOC127333872 gene encoding uncharacterized protein, translating into MGPRPATHQAFYAAPPPAPAYAAPPPPPEHGLVGPALLQSVPSAGAYGGGGDWFMDTGASAHMAAHPEFDAFGFSVKDGRTRMLLHRCDSPGDLYPVGSASTTASSPLALSAGVNLWNARLGHPSSATLRQITQGFSFTLMFGPRLFENDRTRSTATEWDEGEYRKALAKITTATFTSFEDGLQPYTEDTPAPQRWQKIADHLPPLAGKEPPEMTEGEEEEVDEEEERTESESEARDFIRLPRGSKRGAESSSQGAAEEEATSRPEDKAEPSKEGAEPLSKRLRPTLLEGSMRLQRPLKDAIDAGARAGPGVRAIPTVK; encoded by the exons ATGGGGCCGCGTCCGGCTACGCATCAGGCTTTCTACGCAGCGCCCCCGCCCGCCCCGGCCTacgccgcccccccccccccccccgagcatGGCCTCGTGGGACCCGCGCTCCTCCAGAGCGTCCCCTCCGCTGGGGCGTATGGTGGAGGTGGCGACTGGTTCATGGACACCGGCGCCTCCGCGCATATGGCTGCGCACCCCG AATTTGACGCCTTTGGTTTTTCTGTCAAGGATGGTCGTACTCGGATGCTCCTCCACCGATGTGACAGCCCCGGCGATCTGTACCCTGTTGGTTCGGCCTCCACCACCGCCAGCAGCCCACTCGCCCTCTCCGCCGGTGTCAACCTCTGGAACGCCCGCCTCGGCCATCCTAGCTCCGCCACTCTGCGTCAAATAACGCAAGGCTTCTCGTTTACTT TGATGTTTGGACCTCGCCTGTTCGAA AATGaccgcacccggtcgacggcgaccgagtgggacgagggcgagtaccggaaggcgcttGCCAAGATCACTACTGCCACCTTCACTTCCTTCGAAGACGGCTTGCAGCCCTACACCGAAGACACCCCAGCGCCTCAG CGTTGGCAGAAGATCGCGGaccacctccctcctctcgccgggaaggaaccaccggagatgaccgagggcgaggaggaagaggtcgacgaggaggaggagcgcaccgagtcggagtcggaggcgcgggacttcatcagactcccgcgcgggtcgaagaggggtgccgagtcctcgtcccagggcgcggctgaagaggaggcgacctctcgcccggaggacaaggcggagccctccaaggaaggggctgagccgctatcgaagcgactgcgccccactctcctggaagggtccatgaggcttcagcgtcctttgaaggacgcgatcgatgcgggagctcgggctggtccgggcgtaagagcgattcccacggtgaagtaa